One Waddliaceae bacterium genomic window, ATATCTCCGAAACTCGAGGAAATTTTAGGACCTATATACGTACGATATCTTAACAACCGGTTAAAAGAACGCTATGACACAAAAAAATATGAGAGCATTAAAGATATAGCATTATATCGGTGGCTTGTTGAAAGCTTTATTGAAAACAATAGACCGATACATATGGAGATGCTATGTCGGCTAGCACACAAATTATACGAAGAGGCTTTCACAAAAGAAGAGGTGCAAAAAACCATTGCCGATGATTTTAGGTATTACAACTTCTTTATATTATATCTTCACTGTAGGAATGTTAACATTAATGATGTTAATGAATATTTTCACCACATACAGTCAGGAGATCTGGATATTGTTGATATATGTTATCACTATATACAGCGTTGTGAATATTTATCGGTATTGACACCAAAAGGAAGGGTTAATGAAATTGCATACTATATAAATAAATATAAAGACGATAAAGAAATCCAACAATTTGTTGCACAATACATACAAAAAAATCAAAAAGGAATACGTTATATATGTTATCCAGGATCGTCAGGATATGCTCAAAGCGCAAAACAGTATATCCTTGCTCTTGTCAAAGCGGGCGTTCCTGTTATGGTGGAATTCGAAAAGGCATTTTTTGAACAAAAGGACTCTAAAGTTTCTTTTGAAGATAAAGTACTATTTTACCTTGCTTCACAGAACATTGAATATGATTGCGTTGTTGAGCATATTTTGATGACAACAATGATGTACTATTTCAATGAGCGAGAAAGAACAAAAAATAAAAGCATAGAAATGTGTGCACTTACAATGTGGGAATATGAACATGTCCCCAAGTATCAAATCGAAATACTTAATACTTTTGATCATGTGATATTTCCCTCTAAATGGAATGTCGAAATTTTTAAGAAAAACAAGCTTAATGTCGGAGCAACAGAAATATATCAGGTTATCGATAACAGCGCCAAAATAAAAAAATATGATTGCCCTGATAAAAATATCGATGAAAAAAAACTGTATTTTGATGATATCCCATCAGATCACTACGTTTTCTTAATGGTAGGAATGTGGAACCCAAGAAAAGGGATGCATGAAACGATAGAAGCTTTTTTGAAAGCGCATAATAGCTCATCGCGATGCACGTTATATGTGAAGACAGCGCCTTTTGAAGCGTCAGAAGATGATATTACGATCTTACGAGAGGCGAATAAATTAATAAACGAATATAAGGATGTCCCTAATATAATAATAAATACAGATCTTTTAAACGACCGAGAGATGGATTATCTCTATGATAATAGTCATTGCTATGTGCAGCTTACTAAGGGGGAAGGTATTGGGCTGGGAGTCTGTGAGATGGCAAGACGAGGAAAGCCGGTTATCGTCACCGATTATAGCGCTCATAAAGAATATCTACATCATGCATATTATGTCCCTTGTGCTATAGCTCCAATTACAGCAGATAAACGTTATACGCCAGAGGTATGGGACTGCTTTTTGAAAGAACAACATAAAAAGTGCTTGTGGGCAATACCAGACATCGAAAAAGCTACAGAAATAATACGTTATGTTTATGAGCATCAGAAAGAGGTCGCTGAAATGAGCAAAGACAATGCTGACTACATACAAAAAAAATGTTCATACGAAAAGATAGGTAGTGATTTCCTAAAACTTTTTGAAATGTTAAAGCCAGAACAAGAGAATGTCATCTCTTTGGTGCCATAGATGTGGTTGATATTCTCATCTTCCTGAAAGAAAATTAGGATGTTAAAAATAATAAAACATTTCTAGCTTAGGAAGCCTGGAAAGGCGTGGTGTAATAGAAAATTTCTGGGAGGATCGATGATGAAAGCGTTGGCGTTAATCGAAGGTGCTGAAAAAATGATAAAAACTGAACCGGAGCAGGCTAAAGAGCTTATTTTTTCATATCTCGACGTTGAAGATACTCCTGATCAGCTTTCGGCAAAGATTGTAGAGCACCTCTTTCGAAATGAAATAGAAGAGGCTTTGCATCTCGCCAAGGTCCATCACGACGAACATCAAAGACTGCGAAGATTTTCCGGTATATGTAATTTTAATGATAATTGCAAAGAAAGCCCTTTGGTAAGCGCTATAATGTGTACGTATAACAGAGCACGCTACATTACACAGTCTATTCAAAGCTTAATAACACAGTCGGCGCCATTCCATGAAATAATTATCGTCGACGATGGCTCCTCAGATAATACAGCTTCTTTAGTAGCAGATCTTCAGAAAGACAATTCAAGCTTGCTATACACAAGGAAACATAATAGAGGCGTCTCCGCTGCACGTAATCATGGCATAAAAAAAGCCAAGGGTGAATTTATTGTGTTCCTTGATAGCGACGATATTCTTTTAGCAGATGCATTATTTTCATTGCTGAAAGGGCATTATAGGGAACCTGATTATGATATGTACTATGGTAATTCATATATTGTAGATATAAACTTAAAACCTATTAAGGAAAATGTTTTACCAGACTATACTCAATGCAGCGGAGACCTTTTTTTCTTGGAGAATATTATTGGCAATGTTCTGTTGCTGTGTGGCGCCTTAATAAGAAAAAGTATTTATGAGAAAGAAGGATATTATGACGAAGAGATGAAGACAGCTGAGGACAGAGAGTGGTTTTTACGAGTGTCGAAAGCATTAAGAATAAAATATGTTGATAGATTTTTTATGAGGTATCGCCGTGGGCATGAAAGTTTAAATTGTCCGAGACCAATGGAAAAACAACAACGTCAACATCAATGTTACTATTGGAATAAGCTGATCGACAAACATATTCTTTCTGTGCAGTATAAAGAGTTATTTCCTTTTTTTGATTGGACAAATGAAGAGTTGGCGACAGGGTCTTCTTTGTTGATTATGGCATATCTTTATTCTAGGATTCACAGTGTCAGGAAATGCCAGCAATATATTGAGAAAAGTTTGGCGGTGCAAAGCCTTGAATCTTCATTAAGTTATATAATTTCTAATTATATTCATGATCGACAAGCTCCTGCTGATGTGCTTATGAAACGTATTTTTGACCATGTGGCAGGATGGTTAAGAAATAATGATTTTAGTGTTGTAGAATTGGGCGCGGGGATTTCTATTGATAATTTTAGTCCTGATGGTGTTGAAGAAGAAGTGTCGCAACAGAAATCTATTTCTTTTGTGATATTTTGTGAAGGCGACAGTGTCGAAGACATAAGAAATATCATAAGAAGTGTGTGCCTCCAGAAAATTCCGCAGCACGAATATATAATATGTGGGGGAAGCTTGTCACAACAAGAGTATATTAGGGAGCATGTTTTTGAAGATGTCTCTGTTTCTTTTATTCCATCAAGTAGCGATAAAAAAGCCGATCTTCAGATGGCACATATGTTTGCACGATATAGCTATGTCCTATTGCTGAATGATATATGTATATTGCATGAAAGCTGGTATCAAGAGGTTAACTCTATAGACCAGAAAATAATTTGCTCTCGAGTGCTTCTTCCCGATGGAAGTTTATATAAAGACCCGCTCTTAAAAGCAGTTAGAAATATCAATATAGAGTGCAAGGAAGATTTCCCCGAAGAGAACTATTTCCCAAGCATTGGGACTTTGGTGAGTGCTGAT contains:
- a CDS encoding glycosyltransferase produces the protein MMKALALIEGAEKMIKTEPEQAKELIFSYLDVEDTPDQLSAKIVEHLFRNEIEEALHLAKVHHDEHQRLRRFSGICNFNDNCKESPLVSAIMCTYNRARYITQSIQSLITQSAPFHEIIIVDDGSSDNTASLVADLQKDNSSLLYTRKHNRGVSAARNHGIKKAKGEFIVFLDSDDILLADALFSLLKGHYREPDYDMYYGNSYIVDINLKPIKENVLPDYTQCSGDLFFLENIIGNVLLLCGALIRKSIYEKEGYYDEEMKTAEDREWFLRVSKALRIKYVDRFFMRYRRGHESLNCPRPMEKQQRQHQCYYWNKLIDKHILSVQYKELFPFFDWTNEELATGSSLLIMAYLYSRIHSVRKCQQYIEKSLAVQSLESSLSYIISNYIHDRQAPADVLMKRIFDHVAGWLRNNDFSVVELGAGISIDNFSPDGVEEEVSQQKSISFVIFCEGDSVEDIRNIIRSVCLQKIPQHEYIICGGSLSQQEYIREHVFEDVSVSFIPSSSDKKADLQMAHMFARYSYVLLLNDICILHESWYQEVNSIDQKIICSRVLLPDGSLYKDPLLKAVRNINIECKEDFPEENYFPSIGTLVSADILEKIPLKLAPTYELSLAMLAEQCNRIGHAPFMINNALIFYNDASRTQVGYQQFIRTEEASYLWLLDKDKNWTIDQLQEEFYERMEQGQHAEGLDCLRYAFTLFPNDRVIGSLWKQTMDAIIDRNEESAFYPKGHPDYRSLMLAISECFSPPDFSIC
- a CDS encoding glycosyltransferase family 4 protein, with protein sequence MEEDIDKEFLIRIYLYVAEYLLRLPRDDEIALGLKRLHENGGKASALNFMRYSDEVSQLDRRGHNERYHSLIISPKLEEILGPIYVRYLNNRLKERYDTKKYESIKDIALYRWLVESFIENNRPIHMEMLCRLAHKLYEEAFTKEEVQKTIADDFRYYNFFILYLHCRNVNINDVNEYFHHIQSGDLDIVDICYHYIQRCEYLSVLTPKGRVNEIAYYINKYKDDKEIQQFVAQYIQKNQKGIRYICYPGSSGYAQSAKQYILALVKAGVPVMVEFEKAFFEQKDSKVSFEDKVLFYLASQNIEYDCVVEHILMTTMMYYFNERERTKNKSIEMCALTMWEYEHVPKYQIEILNTFDHVIFPSKWNVEIFKKNKLNVGATEIYQVIDNSAKIKKYDCPDKNIDEKKLYFDDIPSDHYVFLMVGMWNPRKGMHETIEAFLKAHNSSSRCTLYVKTAPFEASEDDITILREANKLINEYKDVPNIIINTDLLNDREMDYLYDNSHCYVQLTKGEGIGLGVCEMARRGKPVIVTDYSAHKEYLHHAYYVPCAIAPITADKRYTPEVWDCFLKEQHKKCLWAIPDIEKATEIIRYVYEHQKEVAEMSKDNADYIQKKCSYEKIGSDFLKLFEMLKPEQENVISLVP